TTGGAAAACAATTGACTCTTCTGCTTACGCACTTCTGCAGCCATTAAGCCTTGATGTAAAGGCTTGTTTGTGATGCCATCTTTTGAATTCagtaaaaatcaatttaaaatccTCTTTGAGCTCCTGTTTtaattccccctccctcccctgctgtaGAAATAGGCAGCAAACCCCCCAGAACACAACAGCAGCCCATAGTTTTTCATATGTCATTTGAAATTTCATATCCCAGACCTAAACGAACCTGTGCAGTCTTAAACCTCTTTGGTATCTAACTGTCACTTAAGTGATAACACTAGCCTGCAACCCCAGCTCCGGTGAGTCATGTATCCCGACCACATGGATGGGGGGGGATGAACAAgcccttcagatatttttaaagtgctgatGTGAACCAGTTTTATGTCAGCCTCAACTGCTCAACATTTCTCACTTTATGGTCAAGACAAATTAGCACATAGAGATACTACGGCCCATCTCGCACACCAGTAAAGCGTTCCCAAGGTGAGAAGTTTGGACCGAATcctgtatttctgcattttttttttttgtaagccaaACAAGAACGTAATTCGGTCCTCAATCCCCCAGCTAACTGAACTTCCAGAGTGAAAACTGCCATAATCCTGAATATAACATGCAGAAGGCAAATCGGGGGGACTCCTCAGGGGCTGGGAGTAGCAGCTTAATATTATGACAGTGCTGGATAGGAAACTTTTCTCAGGAATTGGTACTAATTtcagatttgaaatgaaaagtatttaaacACATTCTTGGAGTACATGTGAAGTGGCAGTGAATTGACCAATGCACTTTTAATTAACTTAACGTGAACATGTTATAAGAGACCTATATGATAGATTGCTGAAAGCAGTCCTTTATTTTGACAGATTCCACTATGGAATCTGTTAAAAATGGTGCATCCtgtagaggagggaaaaaacaaaaaacaaaaaaatctgcctGAGTTTCCTCCTTTACGAATAGCAGCCCAACTTGTATTCCTCCCGAGGCTTTCGGGCAGGCCAACGTTAGTAAACCGGTGACCTTCATGCAAGAAGCCCCGTAGAAAGCACAAAGAACACGATGGTaagtgctataaaaataaatatatatatattctcgtCTTGGCCCCATCTGCTGTGATGCGGTACAAGCTAATACCAGCTAAGCCCAGGGAAGCATCCGCCCGTGGCACGTGCAGGGCACCCGGGAAAACGGGAGCTCGCGACGGTGGTTCGCCCTGCAGAAACAACCGATGGCGGCAGCGGCCTCGGCAGCTGCCTAACTCTGAGCTAATTATAACCCCCCGCCTTAACTAATGAAGCTTAAATACTGCGGTTAGGTAGGTGAGCGTGCTGCGATCGCTCATCCCACTACAAAAATACCCTGGCTAAAGATAGGGAGTGCCGCTAGACTGCCGCACCGAAGCGTGCCGCAGGCTCGCGCTTGTTCAAAGCCCAAAGCCTCTCGCGCGAGACGAGCGCGGTGATCTTCCGGCCGCCGAAACAACCCGGCTGCAGCATCGGGGCCGCCAGCTCGGGGTCGGGTCCGAGCGAGAAATGCCGTCCAAGACAGTCCCGAgagtccgtcccccccccccggccccagaaAACGTTTAGTCCCTGCAGCCCTCCCGATGGGGACGGGGGGAGAGAGCAAACTGCGTGTGGCCGCCGGGCTCTCGGGGCAGGACCCGTCTCCCCAGGAAACCCTCAGCCACCCGGAAAGGTTGGTATTTCCCATCTTCTCCTGAGCTTGTGCCCGGGACTCTGCAAGTCAAACGCTCTAAAACAGACCAAGTCGATGCCCCTGAGCAAGGCGGAGGGGGGGGCAACAAAACCCCCCTGGTTTATAAAAGTTCCAGGCAGGATATTTTGTGCCTCCGACAGGTTGAGATCTAAGGCCGTCGCCTCCGGGAGCGCAGCGCATCTCTCCAGGGCGACCAGGGATGAGACGGCAGCAACGGCCGGCAAGGACAAAGCAGCTAGGAACTTGAGACCCTTTTCAGGACGGCGACGAGGGCAAGGCGCAAGCGCTGGCAGCAGCCTCACCGGGACAGACGCCGCGGGAAAGGGCGGTGGCCCGAAAGCAGGGCCAAAGCGAGAAAACCCAACTCCTTCCCAGACCCcggattttttccccaaatatcagGACTTTCCCCCAAACCTCAGGGACCTTCCCAAAAGCTCCAAGACCTTCCCAGATCCCAGGACCTTGCCCAGACCCCTGGGTCTTTCCCAAAATGCCTGGACCTTCTCAAACTCTCAGGGACCTTCCCTAGACCCCCGGGACCCTCCCCAGGTTTCCCCCCTCGGAGAGGCGCAGGGGCTTCTGACACCGCACCGAAGTGCACCAGGGCTGAGTCGTGCCGCAAGGCCCTCCctgatccccccccccaacccttcccAGCCTCCAAAAcgcccccggcagccccaaaaACGGCAGCGCCCCAGGACCAGCACCGAGCATCCCGGTACCCACCGGGCTCCCTCGGCCCCGGAGCATCCTGCTGCCCCAACCCTGCCGGGAGAGCGTCCGCCAGCATCAGCCACCTCCACCACGGATAACAACAAAAAGCCTCCCCGGGAGCGAGTGCAGGTACCAGCGGGGACCTCTCGCGCCGCTGGGGAccaggcggccgcggcggccccgggttCAAGGAGCCGGGGCCCGGTCCTGCGCCGCGGCCGCTCTGCCCCGGCTGGCCGCAGGGGAGGAAAATGAGTTGCAGCCGCCCGCCGAAGCGCCCCGGGTGGGGACCGtcctgcccgctcccgcggcatGAAACCAGGCGGCCGCCCCTTCGCGCAGCAACGTTTTTATTCTGTTAAAACGAGAGGGCCCAGGGCTCGCTCCCGGCGAGGGGCAGCGGGACGGGCAGGGAGTTTCCCTTCGCCTCCCCGCAGAGCGCCGAGGGCGAACCGAAGCGGAAGCAAATGAAAAGGGTATTTGTCACCCTCCGACGAGCCACGGCGCGAGGAAAgcggggacccaggagtccggggccCAGCACCCGGGCGTCAGCGTCCCGCTGGGCGAATGCGCTCATCTCGAAGGGCCCCGGGGAGACGCTTCCCCCTGCGGCAGCGCCCACGAGGTGCCCGGGGGCATCCGCAAAGGGCTCGGAGCCGCCGGCCAGGGAGCGCGGGGGAGAGATGGATCCAGCCAGGGAGCAGGGAGAAACACGAGGGCGCCGGGAAGGTCAGAAGGCCACGTGGAGCCACAAACCACATTCGGAAAAGACCTTTCCAGCACCTCCGAGACCCTGCATGGACCAGTCCGCCCGCACTGGGGCCAAGGAGTCCCAGGGAAAAGGCACagcaggaggatgaggagggCCCGACCTGCCGGAGCTCAGCCCAAACCCTCCAAACCTCCAACAAAACGCTAGAAACTCCCCAGGGAGAGGGATGGATTTTGCAAACGGTGAGCTGCCGCGAGGCTTTCAACGAGGTTTCTCCCCAGGAGCGACCCCGGCGGGCAGGGCGAtgctgcagcgcagggcagcaggcagagacggAGATCCCGGACGGAGAACGGCCCGCGAGAGGAAGGAGACGCCCGTGGGGCGAACGTGGGGCTGGGAGCTCAGCCGCTGCCCGGACGGCCCACGAGAAGGCAAGCGCGAGCGGAGACCGTGCCCAGCATCTCCCGGCTCTGCGTGCCCTGGAGCATCCCTCGTCTGCTGCCGTGCGGCGAGcgcagcatccagaggcacgagaagactgcaaaaaaacaaaaaaaaaaaagcatgaagataGCAGACCGCGAGCCCCAGCCTGGGCAGTTTATCAGTCTGCTCAAGTCCTCTACTGCTGCTACAAGTCAGAGCAGAAATAGCCTTGGGCCAGGAGCAGGGGGGAAATGTCGGCCAGAGGTCCGAAAATTGAAAATTGGAGAAAAGAAACATCGAGGACGTTTGCTGAAGGCTCTCAATGGACCAGCTCCTCGGACGAGGAaggggcagagacacagaggtTTCTACAGCGCTGCCTCCCGCGTTAGCACAAACGAAGGATTCGGGAAAGACCAACTAGGCCGAAGGGATACCGGGACGGCGTGCCGGGACCACGCTCCTTGGCAGCCACATCGCTACACTAAGAGCTGCTGCAATCTGCTACTGCTCAGGCCAGTAAAGCTGCTCCGGGCAAATAAGCAAAGCTGGGCCATGGGGGGCTTGGTGTCCCTTCCCCGATGGGCCCCGCGCGCCTCCGCCTTCCCTCCCGACCCGGCGACGCCGGGGCCCGACCTAGCGGATGCTGCCGTCGCCCTCGCCGCTCTGCAGCTTCTCCCGCTCGATGGACCACACCAGCTCCTGCACGAACTTCATCTCCGAGGCCACCTGCTTGGCCAGCGCCTCGTAGTGGTTCTCCAGCTTCCGGTAGCGCCTCTTGAGGCCGTTGGCCACCTGCAGCACGCTCTTGGTCTCCTCCTGGGCTTGCTTCTTCAAGGCCTCCgtcttctgcagctcctgccggatctggcggaggtcctggctgatGCTTTCATTCTCCTCCTTGTACCACGACTCCTTCTCCTCGTAGATGGACAGCAGGGCCTCGATGTCCTCCCGGAAGGACTTCTTGTTCCTCTCCAGCTCCCGGAGGCTCTCCTCAGCCGTGGCCACCTCTTCCATGACCTTGGAGAAGCGCTCAAAGTTGATGTAGGTGTTGTTCGGCGGCATGCTGGAGTGAGATTTGATGGTGTACTCCTTCAGGCGCGTGGTCTTCAGCCGGCGGCGCTCGGGCTTCTTGCCGTTGTCTTCGTTGCGGACGTTCCTCCTCTTGATCACCTGCAGAGGAGAGGGACGGCCGGCGTCACGCACGGCTGGCGTCGTGCACGGGGCACAGCGGGAATGGGACCACCAGCTCGTCCCTCTGCCCCCACCTCCGGGACAGGGGAACGCAGCCGCCAGCGCTGCCCCTGCACGAGGGGCTTCAACTCTTCAGCGACGAAACTCTTCAGCTCCAATTGGGCTCAAAGAGCAGTCGAGAGCTGCAAGCTCACAAACATCCCCCCAACCTCTTGGGTAACTTCTTACCTTAATCCAAGGATGCTCCAGGCTTTGAGCTATAGTCATCCGCTTCCTGCAACGACAGCAAGGCTGTGATCAGCAGGACAGAGGTTTAGCTGCCCTTTTCCTAGTTAAAACAGGGCCTGGAAAACTCAGATTTTATTGACTTTGGGGCACAGCCTCACGGATGAGTccagacagatggacagacaagCTCACTGTACTCAGAAGCAAACCTACAACAAGCCTACAAGAGGCAGAAAATGAAGAGCTAAAGAAGATGGGAAAAGGGATAAGTAGGATTTTTAAACTCCCAGCACAAGAGACGGACAACGGCCTTCGGGCAGACGAGtcggggcagcagcaggcagcacagtCGCTCAGCTCGGTGCCCCAGCAGGGATAGGAGAGATGGGGCCACCCTCGCACGGGCCATCAGGGACACAGGGACCATCCGCCCCCCTCCCAGGTTAACTCCCATCTGCGCCCAATCTCCTACTTGGGATCCTTGACAAGCAGGCGCCGGATGAAGTCCTTGGCCAGCTCGCTGGTGTTGCTGAAATACTCCTCGTCGAAGTCGTAGTTCACGGCGGATATGTTGGTCAGGGTCTCTTGCTTCGTTTCCCCCAGGAAGGGGGAGGCTCCGCTCAGCCTGCGGCGAGAGCGACTTGTGAACGCCCCGAGCAGCCGACACGCTGCAGCGCCGTCCCCTGCCGTCACCGGGGCCGCAAGCGAGTCCGGGGCAGAGCTGCGCACGGGTGTCCCAGCTCCCTGCTCTTGCACGGATCGCCCAAACCCCGCTTATACTCACAGGATGTACGTGATGACCCCAATGCtcctggaagagagggaaagacgAGGTTACGGTGCTGCCGGCAGATCGACACTGCCTGGTTGCAAGGATGTTCAGAAGAGGGCTCACTCACCACATGTCGGCCTCCAGCCCCAGCGGTTCGTAGTTCACTATTTCCGGGGCTTTCcaaggaaaaaggggagagaagagactTATTCGGGGGGAAGAATCCAGCCCCCGCGTCCCCACTAATGTGCTCAGGCACTGCCTGGCCGGGGGGAGCCCCCACTGCTCTGGGGGAGAAGGGCTGGCACAGGGCCGTCGGCTCTGCCCGGGCTGAGCCACGCTGGCAGCTTCCCAAATTGCAGGGAGATTCCCCGCTTCCGTAGCCCAGGGGATGCTTGGGATCTGCTCTGCTCCGGAGGGGCCGGCTGCTCTGCCCACCCTGCTGCGTGTTCGCACAGGTTCAGGCAGGATGAAGccagcaatgcaaaaaaaaatcacaaggggTGGTTTGAGAGAGGCGAAACCTGGCAGATTGTTGgagacagagaaagcagagactTCGCTGCATGCTTGGCCAGGACACTCCTCCGCAGGCGTCTGCCACGGGGCAGGATGGACCTTGGGCCACTCACTGCGGCGCCTGCACGTCCCCATGGACAGCAGagatttggtgggggggggggggtcccgataTCCCTTTCGTTCCCGACTCACAGGGCTTCTTCTCCAGGGCTAAGACAAAGCTTTCAGAGCCCAGAAGAGCTCTGCACAAGCAACGCCTGCCCAGGACTCACCTACAAACTCCGGGGTCCCAAATATGTTTTTGAACTCGTTCCCAGCTTCAATCTTGTGGGCGATGCCGAAGTCGATGAGTTTGATGCGAGGGTTTGGCACGTTCTTGTCCAGCAGCATGATGTTCtctggctgcagaggaagaggaacagGCATTTATGGCCCCGGTCGTGCTGGCTCCCCAGCCCCACGCTCGCCCACAGGAGCCTCGCAATGCCCTGGGCACCTTTTCCCAACCAGTAAAAGGTGGGAAGGTGGAAGGATGTCTCTGCGACCAGCATCACAAGCACACACCAAAGCGATGGACAGGCAGGGTCACTCCACCAGGGCAAACAGGACCGCTCCGCATGAGCGGAAGTTGGCCTAGGTGGTGGTCTT
This sequence is a window from Struthio camelus isolate bStrCam1 chromosome 26, bStrCam1.hap1, whole genome shotgun sequence. Protein-coding genes within it:
- the DAPK3 gene encoding death-associated protein kinase 3, with protein sequence MSTFRQENVEDYYEMGEELGSGQFAIVRKCRERKTGLEYAAKFIKKRRLSSSRRGVSREEIEREVDILREIQHPNIITLHDIFENKTDVVLILELVSGGELFDFLAEKESLTEEEATQFLKQILDGVHYLHSKRIAHFDLKPENIMLLDKNVPNPRIKLIDFGIAHKIEAGNEFKNIFGTPEFVAPEIVNYEPLGLEADMWSIGVITYILLSGASPFLGETKQETLTNISAVNYDFDEEYFSNTSELAKDFIRRLLVKDPKKRMTIAQSLEHPWIKVIKRRNVRNEDNGKKPERRRLKTTRLKEYTIKSHSSMPPNNTYINFERFSKVMEEVATAEESLRELERNKKSFREDIEALLSIYEEKESWYKEENESISQDLRQIRQELQKTEALKKQAQEETKSVLQVANGLKRRYRKLENHYEALAKQVASEMKFVQELVWSIEREKLQSGEGDGSIR